One Gadus chalcogrammus isolate NIFS_2021 chromosome 4, NIFS_Gcha_1.0, whole genome shotgun sequence DNA segment encodes these proteins:
- the slc37a3 gene encoding sugar phosphate exchanger 3, which translates to MPSVCCGCQSQYTYHHLLAFLLTFFSYVLLHASRKTFSNVKVSISAQWTPSVQNESLPAFSPSQVWEEHRLFADEEEATLFLGALDTIFLFSYAIGLYVSGVIGDRMNLRYVLCFGLCGSATVEFVFGTLTEWLHLYNVYLYCGLWVLNGLLQSAVWPCVVAIMGNWFGKSGRGFVFGLWSACASAGNILGAFLASSVLKYGYEYAFLVTSVVQFAGGVVVFFGLLTSPKEVGLCQESEAGFGPAVESDSESQRPLMSDEEEDEGCDGGYYSVEQSEGPQEELPQPISFLQAFLLPGVLPYSLAYACLKLVNYSFFFWLPFYLSSNYGWKEAQADRLSIWYDVGGIVGGTVQGLVSDFLGKRAPVLAVSLLLAMGALVGYSHSPADQVVNAALLALTGFFIGGPSNMISSAISADLGRQDALRGSQEALATVTGIVDGTGSIGAAGGQYLVSMIESRLGWMYVFYFFIVMTGGSILFIAPLIYRETRSMWRDRQGLHQQL; encoded by the exons CTATGTTCTTCTGCATGCATCCAGGAAGACCTTTAGCAACGTTAAGGTTAGCATCTCGGCTCAGTGGACTCCCTCCGTCCAGAACGAGAGCCTCCCAGCCTTCTCACCCAGCCAG GTGTGGGAGGAGCATCGGTTGTTTGCTGATGAAGAGGAAGCCACGCTCTTTCTGGGAGCTCTGGACAccatcttcctcttctcctatGCCATC GGTCTGTACGTCAGTGGCGTGATCGGCGACCGCATGAACCTACGCTACGTCCTTTGCTTTGGCCTCTGCGGCTCGGCCACTGTG GAGTTTGTGTTTGGGACGTTAACTGAGTGGCTCCACCTATATAACGTGTACCTGTACTGCGGGCTGTGGGTCCTGAACGGCCTGCTGCAGTCCGCGGTGTGGCCATGCGTGGTCGCTATCATGGGCAACTGGTTCGGGAAGTCCGG GCGAGGTTTTGTGTTCGGCCTGTGGAGTGCGTGTGCTTCGGCAGGGAACATCTTGGGAGCCTTCCTTGCATCCAGTGTCCTCAAGTATGGATACGAG TACGCCTTCTTGGTGACGTCTGTGGTGCAGTTTGCCGGTGGGGTTGTGGTGTTCTTCGGTCTTCTGACCTCCCCAAAAGAAGTTG ggctaTGTCAGGAGTCAGAGGCAGGTTTTGGGCCTGCAGTAGAAAGTGATTCTGAGAGCCAGCGGCCCCTGATGAgtgatgaagaagaggatgaaggGTGCGATGGAGGCTACTACTCTGTGGAACAGTCGGAGGGGCCTCAGGAAGAGCTaccccagccaatcagcttcctccaggccttcctGCTCCCTGGCGTGCTGCCC TACTCCTTGGCCTATGCCTGCCTGAAGCTGGTGAACTactccttcttcttctggcTCCCTTTCTACCTCAGTAGTAACTACGGCTGGAAGGAGGCACAAGCCGACCGCCTGTCCATCTGGTACGACGTGGGAGGCATCGTCG GAGGCACAGTGCAGGGTCTTGTCTCAGACTTCCTAGGGAAGAGAGCTCCGGTGTTGGCTGTCAGTCTTCTGTTGGCCATGGGAGCCCTGGTCGGCTACAGCC ACTCCCCGGCTGACCAAGTGGTGAATGCTGCGCTGCTCGCTCTGACCGGCTTCTTCATCGGTGGTCCGTCCAACATGATCAGCTCGGCCATCTCTGCTGACCTCGGCCGTCAGGATGCCCTACGGGGGAGCCAGGAGGCACTGGCCACCGTGACCGGGATCGTGGACGGTACCGGGAGCATCGGCGCGGCCGGGGGGCAG TACCTCGTTTCCATGATCGAGAGCAGACTGGGATGGATGTATGTCTTCTACTTCTTCATCGTCATG ACAGGAGGCAGCATCCTGTTCATTGCGCCGCTGATCTACAGGGAGACGCGATCTATGTGGAGAGATAGGCAGGGTCTCCACCAGCAGCTCTGA